The following is a genomic window from Candidatus Nitrosotenuis cloacae.
GCGTCCATATTCTGGACCAGAAACCCAAAGCTGGTCAATCCGATGAAGGAGAAGAGAGTGTGGGTGCAGGTTGCAAAAAACTTTGAGCCGTTCATACGCCTGACCGAGGACGAGGTCCGAGCGGAGCTCTTTGACTTTGATGAAAAGCTCACATTCAAGGCATCCGAGCTTGGAGCAGGCAAGCACAAGATCGCAGCAGAGGTGTACTCATCGTGGCAAAAGCACCACTTTACTGAGACCGGCGACGCAAAGTCCGTCTCAAAGGAAATCGAGATAACCATCAATTAGGCATATAAGCCAGCTGAGCCGGAGAAAAAACATGGCAAAATACGACGGACTTTTGGGTCAGCCAGTACTTGAGGTGGAAGAGCCGGACGCAGAGGGAGGCGTGACCATCATATTCAAGGACAACCGATTTCTGTTTGTCAAGGCAGTAGACGGGAAAATAGAGACCATCTCGATCCCAGAATAGACTGCAAAATTATTTTTGCTTTAGATATTTCTCATACACCGAGACGGCAGTCTCCTGCGACTGCGATTGAATGGAGCCCGGCCTCTGCTCCCTTACCATCTCTATTGCATCCTTTGCGGACATTTTTTGGTACTTTATCAGGTAGCTGGCAAGAATTGTGCCGGTCCTTCCGATTCCGGCCGCGCAGTGCACAACAACTGGCTCCTTATTCTGTATCCTCTCCCGTATGAACTCGACTGCCGCATCTATCTTGTCGATGTCAGGTGCAGTCATGTCCTCTGTTGGGACGTGGAGGTACTCCAGTCCGTTGACCCACGAGTCGGGCAGGCCCTCCTCGGTCATCGTCACGATCGATTTCACACCCTGCTTGCGGATCCAAGTTATCTCCTCAAAGCTTGTGGGCATCCCGGATCCTGCAAGTGTGCCGTCAAGCAACCATGAAAAATTGGTGGGCCTCTTTGCGATTGCGCCGTGAATTTTGCGCCAGAGATTTCCGGGCTTGCTCATTTGTAGTTCCGTATGATTTTCAGATATTTAGACGGTGGGGATTGTTTATATTAGAAAAACGCGTAACGGTACGGTTTGAACAAGGAAGCCATTCTGTATGACAAGCTGCCCGGCAACAAGGTCCGCTGTACTGCGTGCGCAAGATACTGCGAGATAAAGGACGGCCAGATCGGCCTTTGCGGCGTGAGGGCAAACGAGGCAGGCAAGCTGGATCTTCTGGTGTACGGAAAGGTGATCACAGGCAACGTGGATCCCATTGAGAAAAAACCCGTAGTCCACTACCGACCGGGAACTAGGATATTTTCCATAGCCACAACCGGCTGCAGCTGGCTCTGCAAGTACTGCCAGAACTATGACATCTCGCAGCGAAGAAAGATCGAGGGGAGAGACATGACGCCTGCGCAGGTAGCCCAGATGGCAGTTGACAGCAAATCCGACGGCATCGCTTACACCTACAACGAGCCGTCAATATTCATCGAGTTTGCAAGAGACTGCGGAATCGAGGCCCACAAAAAAGGACTCTTCAACGTGTTTGTCTCAAACGGATACGACACGCCGCAGTCGGTAAAGA
Proteins encoded in this region:
- a CDS encoding dual specificity protein phosphatase 23, which codes for MSKPGNLWRKIHGAIAKRPTNFSWLLDGTLAGSGMPTSFEEITWIRKQGVKSIVTMTEEGLPDSWVNGLEYLHVPTEDMTAPDIDKIDAAVEFIRERIQNKEPVVVHCAAGIGRTGTILASYLIKYQKMSAKDAIEMVREQRPGSIQSQSQETAVSVYEKYLKQK